GATCGGCGAACTGGGTCTGGCGCCGCTGCAAAACGCCATCGCCGCCGCCGAAAAGGTTGGCACGCGCATCTCCGTACATACGACCAACCCTCCCGTTCCCGTGCCGCAGTTCATCGGCATGTTCCGCAAGGGCGATATTTACTCTCACGCCTTTCAGGGGCGCGGCTTTTCCATTCTGAACGGACGAGGGCGGATCTGCGAAGAGGTACACGACGCCCGTAAACGCGGCGTGCTCTTCGATACTGCCGATGCACGCGTGCATTATCTTTATGCGGTGATCAAAGAAGCGCTTGCCGAAAATTTCTTGCCCGACACGATCAGCACGGACCTCGTTCAAGGCAGTCTGTTCCAGTCAGGCGTGTTCGGTTTGCCGCGCGTCATGTCCAAATATCTGGAGCTTGGCGTTCCTCTGGTTGATGTCATTCGCGCCGTCACGGCTGCGCCGGCGAAAGTCATCAATCGTCCCGATCTCGGCACCTTAAGCGCCGGAGCCACAGCCGACGTGGCGATCTTCCGGCTGACGCCCTGCAAGACGCAGATCGTCGACCGCGAAAAGGACGCGTTGACGCTTCGCAGCATTCTCGTTCCTCAGTGTACCATCCTGAACGGAAAAGTCGTTTTCCGTCAATTTGATTTTTAACGTCCACGGAGGTAAACAAATGAACGCCATCACGTCTGTTTTTGTCGATCTATCCGTACTCAGCCTTCTTCTGCTCATCGGATTTCTGCTGCGCCGACATGTTCCGCTGTTTCAGCGTCTGTATCTGCCCGCCTCGCTGTTAGCCGGTCTGGTCGGTCTGCTGCTGGGGCCGCAGGTGCTTGGCCGCTCCACGGCATACTGTCTGCCCATCGGCAATACGATCGGTCAGTGGCCCGGCGTGCTCGTCACTGTTGTGCTTGGTCTGTCGTTCTTCGGTTCCCGTTCATCGCACAACTTCGGACGCGTGGCTCTGTCGGCCGTGACGCAGGGAGGTTTGATGCATCAGACGCAAGTGCTTGTCGGCATGGGGGCGACGCTGCTGATGATGCCGTACTTTCCCAATCTGCCGTTCGCTTTCGGTCTCACACCGGTTTTCGGATTTCACGGCGGACACGGCACGGCCAACGCTGCCGGTGCTGCTCTCGCCGCAGCCGGCTGGGCTGATGGCGTGTCGGTAGCCAACACGATGGCCACCGCCGGCTTGCTTTCAGGTATCGTTCTCGGCATGCTCGTGATCAATATCGGCGTCCGCCGCGGCTGGTCACAGAAAGTCTCCAAGCCGCAGGACGTCCCCCAGGACATTCGCGAAGGCTATGTTCCCGTCGAGAAAAGAACTTCCATCGGCAAGGGAGTAACTTACAACGACGCTCTTGATCCGCTGGCATTGCAACTCGCGTTCGTCGGAGTGATCTATGGCTCAGCCCGTCTTCTGTCTCGAAGCCTGATCTGGATCCACCCGCTGCTCAAGGAGATCCCCCTGTTCGCCTGCGCTATGATATGCGGCGCTCTGCTATCCTATCTCCTTAAAAAGCTCAAAATGGCCGATTATATCGATCGCCCCACAGTAAACCGCATTTCCGGCGTTGCCCTCGATTATTTGGTCTGCTCTGCCATCGCGACGCTGTCGCTGAAGGTCTTTGCCCTTTACATGGTGCCCATGCTGGTCACCATAGGCGCTGTCATTGCCGCCAATATCATAGCCAACTTCTATTTTGCCTGGAAGATGTTCGACATCGACTGGTTCGAGCGCGCCATGGGAAGTTACGGTCTTGAGAGCGGCGTGCTCGCCACCGGGCTGATGTTGCTGCGCGTCATCGATCCAAAGTTCGAGACCACAGGGCAGGAGTCGGCGGCCGCCTCGGCGGCGCTGTGCTATCCCTGGTCGCTGCCCTATATTATGTTCATGCCCATGCTGGCCTTCAAAATTTCGCCATGGCTCCTCCTGACCGGCAGCGCCGTTCTCTGGATTGTGTTCTATATCGTCGCCCGCCGGTTCTTC
This sequence is a window from Pyramidobacter sp. YE332. Protein-coding genes within it:
- a CDS encoding amidohydrolase family protein, with the translated sequence MPVSLVIRGGTVVDPASGVHKPASVLIEDGRSAGICEPGAEPAAAQTIDASGCIVTPGLIDTHLHMFYGGTENGILPDVTLLPMGVTAGIDQGSAGAGNFQAFYDSIISRSRVHVFAALNISTQGLITSRYPENLDPEFTALPDIERLFERYSGVLCGIKVRISKELIGELGLAPLQNAIAAAEKVGTRISVHTTNPPVPVPQFIGMFRKGDIYSHAFQGRGFSILNGRGRICEEVHDARKRGVLFDTADARVHYLYAVIKEALAENFLPDTISTDLVQGSLFQSGVFGLPRVMSKYLELGVPLVDVIRAVTAAPAKVINRPDLGTLSAGATADVAIFRLTPCKTQIVDREKDALTLRSILVPQCTILNGKVVFRQFDF
- a CDS encoding sodium/glutamate symporter, whose translation is MNAITSVFVDLSVLSLLLLIGFLLRRHVPLFQRLYLPASLLAGLVGLLLGPQVLGRSTAYCLPIGNTIGQWPGVLVTVVLGLSFFGSRSSHNFGRVALSAVTQGGLMHQTQVLVGMGATLLMMPYFPNLPFAFGLTPVFGFHGGHGTANAAGAALAAAGWADGVSVANTMATAGLLSGIVLGMLVINIGVRRGWSQKVSKPQDVPQDIREGYVPVEKRTSIGKGVTYNDALDPLALQLAFVGVIYGSARLLSRSLIWIHPLLKEIPLFACAMICGALLSYLLKKLKMADYIDRPTVNRISGVALDYLVCSAIATLSLKVFALYMVPMLVTIGAVIAANIIANFYFAWKMFDIDWFERAMGSYGLESGVLATGLMLLRVIDPKFETTGQESAAASAALCYPWSLPYIMFMPMLAFKISPWLLLTGSAVLWIVFYIVARRFFWNGDRRFSDILSAKSAKAQAQHR